The genomic segment CCCACCGCACGCGCTCCGCATGTTGGCGCAGATCGGCGCGGCGCTGGATTACGCCCACGCCCGCAACATCGTCCACCGTGACCTGAAACCGCAGAATGTCTTGTTGGACGAGGCGGAAAACGCCTACCTGACCGACTTTGGCATTGCCAAGCTGCTCCATAACCCCTCGCTGACCGCCACCGGACAGACGGTGGGGACGCCTTCTTACATGGCGCCCGAACAGTGGGATCCTACAAAAGAGGTGGACGCACGGGCGGATATTTACAGCTTGGGCGTCATTGCTTATGAAATGCTCAGCGGGCGCGTCCCTTTTGGCTCGCAGACCTCTGTCCACCTGATGTACGAACACCTGACGAAGATTCCGCCCTCCCCCCGCGAATTCAACGACAAAATCCCGCAGTACGCCGAATCGCTCTTGCTCCGCGCCCTTGCCAAAGACCCGGCGGTGCGCTTTAACGCAGCCGGCGAATTCACTGAGGCGCTGAAGGCATCCTACAATTACGATACGGCGACGATGGACGCCTTCCCTCACCCTCGGCGCAGCGTGCCGGGCTGGATCTTGGCGGCGGGGCTTGTCTCGGCGGCGCTGATCGTCCTCGTTGCCTTTGCCGCCTTGCGCGGGACACCCGCCACGAACCCAACCGCAACCCGCGCCGCCACCTCCGCTGTTGTGCAGGTAACGATAACCCCGCTGCCCGTGACGGCGGCTGCCTCCAACGCCACGCCCATGCCCGCCGCTGGCGCCACACGCACCGATGCGCTTGGTATTGCCCAAGTGTGGCTGCCGCCCGCCTGTTTTCAGATGGGCAGCAACCCGGCGCTCCGCCGGGAAGCCGATCCTAACGAAACGCCGCAGCATAAGGTTTGCCTGAGCCGGGGCTTCTGGATTGACCAGTATGAGGTGTCGAACGCTCAATACCAAGCCTTTATTGATGCCGGCGGCTATGACAATGCCCGCTATTGGTCGCTAGAGGGGTGGGCATGGTTGCAAGCAGAAGGCGTTGGCGCTCCGCAGCCCTTCAGCGGTTTTGATGCCCCTAACCAGCCCCGCGTGGGGGTTTCGTGGTACGAGGCGGAAGCCTATGCCCGTTGGCGCGGAGGGCGCTTGCTGACCGAGGCAGAGTGGGAATACGCGGCAACAGGCGGGACAACCCGCCGCTACCCCTGGGGGGATGATTACAAAGCGGGCAGCGCCAACCTCAACGACTCAGCGATGAACGGAAACCCCTTGTTCAAGACTGCACCCGTCGGAACGTACCTCACAGATCGCGCCCCAAACGTCATCTTTGATCTCGCCGGCAACGTCCGCGAGTGGGTTGCCGATTGGTATGACCCGCAGGTGTATCAAAACCGGAATGAGATCAGCGATCCGCTTGGGGTGATGAATGGCGAGGCGCGTGTTTTGCGCGGCGCGTCGTGGTCAGACGGTCCGAATCAGGGGCGAACGGCGCACCGCAGCAGCGGCAAACCCGGCGTCCGCTCGATTGATGTGGGCTTTCGGATTGCCTTGCCCAATTAGGCTGAGGGCAATCCAAATTTTGGCAGACGCGCGGCGGCGCTGCTTCCATGGGCGACCACACAGCGCTGCCCCTACAGCGCGGTGTGGGCAGCAGAGACCATTAAAAGCTCACCTCAGGCAGGTGGGTTTGTTTATCCTGTGTTTTAGGAAAGGGGGAGTTTGAAGGGAACGCCCCTCAAAACTGGATTCCCCCTCTCCCCACGAGGAGAGAGGGGGCTAGGGGTGAGGGTGACTGCATAAAGCCCATTAAACGAAAAGGGAATCCGTTCATGCGTTCATTTACCAACCATCTCATCTCCATGCGGGGTCTGCTCTTGGGGTGTCTGATCACCGCCCTTTTGTGGGGTGGTTTCGCCCTGCCAACAAAAGCACAAGACACCACGTATACGCTGACGATCATGCACACGAACGACACCCGCGCCCGCCACCTGCCCGAAAGCAGCGGTGATGGCGGCGCCGCCCGTGAGGCAACCGTGATCAAGCAGATTCGGGCAAAGGCGAAAAATTCGATCCTGCTTGATGCGGGCGGGCGCTTCACCGGAACGCTGTTTCATAAAATCTATAAGGGCGCCGATAACGTCCAGATCATGAATCTGCTCGGTTATCAGGCAATGACGCTCAGCAATACCGAATTTGACGACGGCGACCAAACGCTGCTGCGCTTTATTGAGGGGCTTAATTTCCCCGTCGTGTCCTCAAACATTGACGCCAGCCGCTCCATTTTGGGCAACAAAATCCTCCCCTCGGTGATCATCGAAGTCAACGGCGAGAAGATCGGTATCCTCGGCTTGACGCCTGCCGACACCCCTCGGCTATCCTCGCCCGGTCAGGCAATCGCCTTCAACGGCGGCTATGCCAACGCCATTCAACGGCAAGTCATCCTGCTTGGCAACGAGGGCGTCAACAAAATCATCCTCCTCTCGCAGATTGGCTATCAGGCAGATCAGGCGTTGGCGGCGGAAATTTCCGGCGTCGATGTGATCATCGGCGGGAACAGTTGGAGCCTTCTGAGCAACCGCTACCGCGTTGATAACCCCGCCTATGTTTACCCCACCGTCGCCCAGAGCAAAGACGGCGAACCCGTCTTAATCGTCCAAGCGGGCGGCGGGAATTTGCTCTTTATGGGGCGGCTGGATGTCACTTTCAACGCCGAGGGCGTTGCCGAGACATGGGCGGGCGATACGATCTTCCTCTCCCAATACATCGCCCCCGATCCGGCGGTGTCAGCCGTCGTCAGCGGTTTTCAGGTGAAGGTGGACGAACTGCTGACGACGCCCATCCGCACGCTCAAAAATGAACCCGCCAACGCAACGGGCGAGTTTCCCTTTGATCGCCGCAATGCTGCCCTTGATTGTCGCGGCGAAGAATGTGCCCTTGGCAACTTGATTACCGATGCTATGCGCTTTGAATCGGGGGCGCAGATCGCCATTATGAACGGCGGCGCCATTCGCGCCGGACTGCCCGCAGGGACGATTACGAACGGTGAAATCCTCGAAATTTTGCCCTTCGAGAATCTACTCTCTACCTTCAAACTGCGCGGCTCGGATGTCGTTTTGGCGCTAGAAAACAGCGTGTCTCGCGTCGATGCTGACAGCGGCACAGGACGCTTTTTACAAGTCTCCGGGCTGCGCTACAGCTATCTGCTAAGCGCCCCCGTCGGGGAGCGCATCGTCAGTGTGGAGATCGCCAGCGAGGATGGAAAGTCGTTCACGCCCATCGTCCCCGATACGATCTACACGGTTGCCACCATCGATTTCCTGCGGCGCGGCGGCGATGGCTATAATGTTCTCGCGGAGAAGGCAATTGACTCTTACGATTTTGGGCGGTTCATCTCCGAAGTCGTGATCAATTACATCGAATTCAACAGCCCTGTCACACCGGCAGTTGAGGGGCGCATTCTGATCGTGGAGAGTGGGGACGCGCCCGCCGCGCCAACGCCCACCACCGCCCCGTAGGAAAAAGAACCCAAGCCCCCTATCCCCTCTCCCACGGGGAAAGGGCAAAAGCGGGCGTGTTACCGCACGCCCCTACAGCGCGTCCCCATAGGGTGGGGTGGAGGTCGGGGCGACCATAGAGCATCGCCCGACGAGTGTAGCAGCCAACGAGGAAACCGGACAAAAAACAAGCCATGATCCACCCTAGCACTCCCCTCACCCTCTCCGTCAAAACGCCGGAGGGGGCATACCCCATTCACATTGGCGACGGGCTGCTTGATGCCTTCCCTGCCCTGCTGACGGCGCAAGGCATTGGCGGAGCGCCGATCCTCGTCACGAACACGACCCTTGCCCCGCTCTATGGGGAGGCGCTTGCCGCCCGTTTGGGCTGCCCGCTGGTCGCCCTCCCCGATGGCGAAGCGTTCAAAACACTGGACACCGTGCGGACGCTCTATGATGCTTTCCTTCAGGCGGGGGTGGATCGGGGCGGCGTGGTGATCGCTCTCGGCGGCGGTGTGATTGGGGATATGGCGGGCTTTGCGGCGGCAACCTTTCTACGCGGGGTGACCTTTGTCCAAGCACCCACCAGCCTTTTAGCGATGGTTGATGCCAGCGTCGGCGGCAAGGTGGGCGTCGATCTGCCACAGGGAAAGAATCTTGTGGGGGCGTTCAAACAGCCCGCCCTCGTCGTCATTGATCTAGCGACGCTGCGCACGCTCCCGCCGGAAGAATGGCGCTGCGGGGTTGCTGAGACGATCAAGCACGGGTTGATTGCCGATCCCGATTTGCTGTATCTTGAGCGCTACATGCACAGCGGCGATCCGGCGGCGGCGGCGGCGGGATTTGTGCCGCAGTCCGTCGGAATCAAGATCGCCGTTGTCGAAGCCGACCCCTACGAACACGGGCAGCGCGCTCACCTGAATCTGGGGCATACCTTTGCCCACGCGGTGGAGCGCGTCAGCGGCTTTGCGTGGCGGCATGGCGAGGCGGTGGGCATTGGGCTGATCGCCGCCGCGCGGCTTTCGGCGGCGCTGAACCTCTGCGAGCCGGAACTGCCCGCCCACGTGGAATCCCTCGTGGCGGGGGTGGGCTTGCCCACACACCTTTCGGGGATGTCTGCCGCCGACATTGCCGCCGCGATGGAGACGGACAAAAAACGACAGGGCGCTGATCTGCGTTTTGTGCTGCTCCATGCGCCGGCATTCCCGCTGGTGCGGGGGGATATCCCTACCGAAACCGTGATCGCCGTACTGCGCACCTTAGGAGCGAACTAAAGCCCCCCATCCGCTGCCCCGTGCTATAATGTCCCCATGCGCACACATAGCTAACTTAACGACGCAGGGGGCAACCCAATGAACACTACTCAAACAACCATTTTGATCTTTGGGGCGGTGGTGCTGATCGTCATATGGGCGATGGCGCTCATGAATAGCCGCCGCCCGCCGGCTGCCCCCGCGCCGTCCTATTGGCCCCCCGTTTTTTTTCACCCCGAATGGGAAGTTCCCATTGCCGATGACGATGCCGAACCAACCGGTCAGTTTCGGATTCCCGTTCCTGACGACAAAACAAGTCAGGTGGCGCGGACGCCCGTCACCCCGTTGGCGACTGTTGCCCCCGTCCCCGATATTCCGCCCCTCCCCACCGCCAAGGAGGACAACATCCACCTTCCCAAAGGCATGGCACGGGGGATGAAAGTCAGTGACATGACAAACCCCAAACCGTTTGGCGACGATGAGCCGACGAATCCGAGGGTGATGCGTCCTAACCTGCCGAGCAGCGATCAGGGCAGTCCGGGCGATGAGCCAACCTCACAGATTCCAAAAAAATAA from the Anaerolineales bacterium genome contains:
- a CDS encoding SUMF1/EgtB/PvdO family nonheme iron enzyme, with amino-acid sequence MNNLSGQTLGQYELKALIGRGGMASVYRALQPSINREVAIKVIHSDLLHQSPDFLARFKREAQLLANLSHPHILKVFDYGHQDDTVYIVMELLHGGTLNDWLRKGHVSPPHALRMLAQIGAALDYAHARNIVHRDLKPQNVLLDEAENAYLTDFGIAKLLHNPSLTATGQTVGTPSYMAPEQWDPTKEVDARADIYSLGVIAYEMLSGRVPFGSQTSVHLMYEHLTKIPPSPREFNDKIPQYAESLLLRALAKDPAVRFNAAGEFTEALKASYNYDTATMDAFPHPRRSVPGWILAAGLVSAALIVLVAFAALRGTPATNPTATRAATSAVVQVTITPLPVTAAASNATPMPAAGATRTDALGIAQVWLPPACFQMGSNPALRREADPNETPQHKVCLSRGFWIDQYEVSNAQYQAFIDAGGYDNARYWSLEGWAWLQAEGVGAPQPFSGFDAPNQPRVGVSWYEAEAYARWRGGRLLTEAEWEYAATGGTTRRYPWGDDYKAGSANLNDSAMNGNPLFKTAPVGTYLTDRAPNVIFDLAGNVREWVADWYDPQVYQNRNEISDPLGVMNGEARVLRGASWSDGPNQGRTAHRSSGKPGVRSIDVGFRIALPN
- a CDS encoding 5'-nucleotidase C-terminal domain-containing protein; translated protein: MRSFTNHLISMRGLLLGCLITALLWGGFALPTKAQDTTYTLTIMHTNDTRARHLPESSGDGGAAREATVIKQIRAKAKNSILLDAGGRFTGTLFHKIYKGADNVQIMNLLGYQAMTLSNTEFDDGDQTLLRFIEGLNFPVVSSNIDASRSILGNKILPSVIIEVNGEKIGILGLTPADTPRLSSPGQAIAFNGGYANAIQRQVILLGNEGVNKIILLSQIGYQADQALAAEISGVDVIIGGNSWSLLSNRYRVDNPAYVYPTVAQSKDGEPVLIVQAGGGNLLFMGRLDVTFNAEGVAETWAGDTIFLSQYIAPDPAVSAVVSGFQVKVDELLTTPIRTLKNEPANATGEFPFDRRNAALDCRGEECALGNLITDAMRFESGAQIAIMNGGAIRAGLPAGTITNGEILEILPFENLLSTFKLRGSDVVLALENSVSRVDADSGTGRFLQVSGLRYSYLLSAPVGERIVSVEIASEDGKSFTPIVPDTIYTVATIDFLRRGGDGYNVLAEKAIDSYDFGRFISEVVINYIEFNSPVTPAVEGRILIVESGDAPAAPTPTTAP
- the aroB gene encoding 3-dehydroquinate synthase, giving the protein MIHPSTPLTLSVKTPEGAYPIHIGDGLLDAFPALLTAQGIGGAPILVTNTTLAPLYGEALAARLGCPLVALPDGEAFKTLDTVRTLYDAFLQAGVDRGGVVIALGGGVIGDMAGFAAATFLRGVTFVQAPTSLLAMVDASVGGKVGVDLPQGKNLVGAFKQPALVVIDLATLRTLPPEEWRCGVAETIKHGLIADPDLLYLERYMHSGDPAAAAAGFVPQSVGIKIAVVEADPYEHGQRAHLNLGHTFAHAVERVSGFAWRHGEAVGIGLIAAARLSAALNLCEPELPAHVESLVAGVGLPTHLSGMSAADIAAAMETDKKRQGADLRFVLLHAPAFPLVRGDIPTETVIAVLRTLGAN